The following are encoded in a window of Bacillus xiapuensis genomic DNA:
- the gltS gene encoding sodium/glutamate symporter, producing MEFNQVTSLFLAVLIFLIGSFIVKRVAFFDKFCIPAPVVGGLLFAIMVTILNKLNIVEITIDTSLQSLFMLAFFTTVGLGASTTLIKIGGKLLLVYWGMCTILAFMQNAIGISLANIMDINPLIGILCGAVSMEGGHGGAAAYGSTIEKIGLSTATTIGLAAATLGLVFGGLVGGPVAKYLMKKYNLASDAVDVKKWEGPKKHHVERLADERTWMAQLFLVTFCMALGSYASELFASTTDLTLPGYVGAMIVAVIVRFIIDRFNDDFINMPTVHVIGDLSLNIFLAMALMSIKLWEIADLALPLLLIIVVQVIFITIFSIFILFRVLGKNYDAAVMVSGFIGHGLGATPNAMANMSAITSKFGPSRNAFLIVPIAGSFLIDIVSMPIILTSIELVK from the coding sequence ATGGAATTTAATCAAGTCACAAGTTTATTTTTGGCAGTACTGATTTTCTTAATTGGTTCTTTTATAGTCAAAAGAGTCGCTTTTTTCGATAAATTTTGCATACCGGCTCCTGTCGTAGGCGGGCTGCTCTTCGCGATCATGGTAACCATTCTCAACAAGCTAAACATTGTAGAAATCACGATCGATACCTCATTGCAAAGTTTATTTATGCTCGCCTTCTTTACAACAGTAGGCTTAGGGGCAAGCACGACATTGATCAAAATAGGCGGGAAGTTGTTACTTGTCTATTGGGGGATGTGCACCATCCTCGCTTTCATGCAGAACGCGATCGGCATTTCATTAGCTAATATCATGGATATTAATCCGCTGATTGGTATTTTATGCGGTGCGGTTTCTATGGAAGGCGGGCATGGCGGTGCAGCCGCATACGGAAGCACCATAGAAAAAATCGGACTGTCTACGGCTACAACAATTGGACTTGCTGCCGCCACGCTTGGTCTTGTATTTGGAGGTCTTGTTGGCGGACCGGTCGCTAAATATTTAATGAAGAAGTATAATTTAGCGTCGGATGCCGTCGATGTGAAAAAATGGGAAGGGCCGAAAAAACATCATGTTGAACGCTTAGCCGATGAACGCACTTGGATGGCTCAGCTGTTCTTAGTGACGTTTTGTATGGCGCTCGGTTCTTACGCCAGTGAATTATTTGCCAGCACAACCGACTTAACGCTGCCTGGATATGTAGGAGCGATGATTGTGGCGGTTATTGTGCGCTTTATTATTGACCGATTCAATGACGATTTCATTAATATGCCTACTGTCCATGTGATCGGCGATTTGTCATTAAACATCTTTTTAGCCATGGCGCTTATGAGCATCAAGCTTTGGGAAATCGCGGATCTAGCATTGCCTTTGCTGCTAATCATTGTCGTTCAAGTCATTTTCATCACGATTTTCAGTATCTTTATTCTATTCCGCGTGCTCGGGAAGAATTACGATGCGGCCGTTATGGTCAGCGGATTTATTGGACATGGTCTTGGGGCAACACCAAATGCGATGGCGAATATGTCCGCTATCACTTCAAAATTTGGCCCCTCAAGAAATGCTTTCTTGATCGTGCCCATTGCCGGATCTTTCCTAATCGATATCGTTTCGATGCCTATTATATTAACCAGCATTGAGCTAGTGAAGTAG
- a CDS encoding branched-chain amino acid aminotransferase, with amino-acid sequence MREQRIQVNLSTERKPKPQTDQLGFGKIFTDHMFVMDYTDELGWHDPKIIPYQPLTLDPASMIFHYGQTVFEGMKAYLTSDNRILLFRPERNMQRLNRSNDRLCIPRIDEEFALEALKQLILVDKEWIPKAEGTSLYIRPFIVATEPFLGVHPSSSYKFVIILSPVGSYYKEGIQPVKILVENAFVRAVAGGTGEAKTAGNYAASLKAQETASLKKYSQVLWLDGIEKKYIEEVGSMNVFFKINGEIITPELNGSILQGVTRDSVIQLLRHWGLTVSERKISMQEVYDAYHAGQLEEAFGTGTAAVISPIGEFFWNDEQLLIHNGQTGEVAKRLYHTLTGIQNGTEPDPFNWVTEVGQEVPAK; translated from the coding sequence ATGAGAGAACAACGCATTCAAGTAAACCTTAGTACTGAAAGAAAGCCTAAGCCGCAGACGGATCAGTTAGGGTTTGGAAAGATTTTCACGGATCACATGTTTGTGATGGATTACACAGATGAATTAGGTTGGCATGATCCTAAAATTATTCCTTATCAGCCCCTCACTTTAGATCCGGCATCGATGATCTTTCACTACGGGCAAACCGTGTTTGAAGGAATGAAGGCTTATTTAACGAGCGATAACCGTATTTTGCTATTTAGACCTGAACGAAATATGCAAAGGTTAAACCGTTCAAACGACCGGCTGTGCATTCCGAGAATTGACGAGGAGTTTGCCTTGGAAGCGTTGAAACAATTAATACTGGTCGATAAAGAATGGATTCCGAAGGCAGAGGGCACATCGCTTTACATTCGGCCATTTATTGTTGCGACAGAACCATTTTTAGGTGTACATCCATCCAGCAGCTACAAGTTTGTGATAATTTTATCACCGGTAGGTTCTTATTATAAAGAAGGGATTCAGCCCGTAAAAATCCTTGTTGAGAACGCATTTGTCCGAGCGGTAGCGGGCGGAACGGGGGAAGCCAAAACAGCGGGCAACTATGCAGCCAGTTTGAAAGCACAAGAAACGGCCAGTTTAAAGAAGTATTCCCAGGTGCTGTGGCTGGATGGTATAGAGAAAAAATATATCGAAGAAGTCGGCAGCATGAACGTCTTCTTTAAAATCAATGGAGAAATTATTACCCCGGAACTGAATGGAAGTATTCTGCAGGGGGTTACCCGGGATTCGGTGATTCAATTGCTAAGACATTGGGGATTAACGGTATCCGAAAGAAAGATCTCGATGCAGGAGGTGTATGATGCCTATCATGCGGGGCAGCTAGAAGAAGCATTCGGCACAGGCACGGCGGCTGTTATTTCACCGATTGGAGAGTTTTTCTGGAACGATGAACAGCTGTTGATTCATAACGGCCAAACAGGAGAAGTAGCCAAGCGGTTATATCATACATTAACCGGCATTCAAAATGGCACAGAACCGGACCCATTTAATTGGGTCACGGAAGTTGGACAGGAAGTTCCTGCTAAATAA
- a CDS encoding tyrosine-type recombinase/integrase, with translation MSMHTYDRLLQWYEEELLIFETHMDNKEYSVFTIDNYKRDILLFLDFLTRKKQGKVELEGTKKIHLTLFLNELKAKRGNSAATRNRRLTALRSFFKCLMDYELVSHNPASDLEAAKETKGRLPVYLEKEELKLFFRQIESVSQKLYIKRNKVMMGLMAFAGLRVTEIHHLNLSAIHYEQHAITVRGKGNKMRFLPLSKLLFQELTSYIEKERIYPMKGHEDAVFISRRGKRISRRRIQEITERIQQSLSEQPDLAGWHGKKVSSHKLRHSFATHLVREGKDIRTVQELLGHTNLNTTQKYTHVSDKQKERAMDIDVASYLYE, from the coding sequence ATGAGCATGCATACATATGACAGACTCCTGCAATGGTATGAGGAAGAGCTGTTAATTTTTGAAACACATATGGATAATAAAGAGTATTCTGTTTTTACCATCGACAATTATAAAAGGGATATTCTTTTATTTCTTGATTTCTTGACGCGAAAAAAACAAGGGAAGGTAGAGTTGGAGGGGACGAAGAAGATTCATTTAACGCTATTTTTGAATGAATTGAAAGCAAAGCGCGGAAACTCGGCCGCCACTCGTAACCGCCGGCTGACTGCTCTTCGTTCATTTTTTAAATGTTTGATGGACTATGAGCTGGTTAGCCACAATCCTGCTTCCGATCTGGAGGCAGCTAAAGAAACAAAAGGAAGGCTGCCGGTGTATCTGGAAAAAGAGGAGTTAAAATTATTTTTCCGGCAAATAGAGAGTGTGTCGCAGAAGCTATATATTAAACGCAATAAAGTGATGATGGGGCTAATGGCATTTGCTGGCTTGCGTGTAACGGAAATACATCACCTTAATTTATCGGCGATTCATTATGAGCAGCACGCCATCACAGTGCGGGGAAAAGGAAACAAAATGCGCTTTCTTCCTCTTTCTAAGCTATTATTTCAAGAATTAACCAGTTACATAGAGAAAGAAAGGATATACCCGATGAAGGGACATGAAGACGCTGTTTTCATTTCACGAAGAGGCAAGAGGATTTCCCGCAGAAGAATTCAAGAAATCACCGAAAGAATCCAGCAGAGCTTAAGCGAGCAACCGGACCTTGCTGGCTGGCACGGCAAAAAGGTCTCCAGCCATAAGCTGCGCCATTCCTTCGCAACCCATTTAGTCCGGGAAGGCAAGGATATCCGCACTGTCCAAGAGCTTTTAGGGCATACCAATTTAAATACCACTCAGAAGTATACTCATGTATCTGATAAACAAAAAGAGCGAGCGATGGATATTGATGTTGCTTCCTATTTATATGAATAA
- a CDS encoding PAS domain S-box protein, which translates to MFVENKTMLTIKTDSLLDWLLTHSNDLVFAMNKEGLILMANPVFTMVTGYDPKEQKLFIRDICDEQDTEQVRAVLNTAPFNQTSAVITSEIKHKNGYKLLYKWSITYDSENGIFFLIGDEISFCNSWFDAFMSTTSDPVYIFNREGKIILANEAFEKSYGWALKELKGKILPIIPFHLKDEFRFLKEKLVSGEKIRNYKTIHQRKDGSLIHAKISATPVYETNGQFVAAIGVTRNITGRIEAALLLDRTAEELKENEKKFMELSENINDILCIFDFSIHQAVYISASYEKILGHSKESFYKNYRIFLKCIHPDDKKKFIQFALKQSLDSEIEYRVYHKDGSVKWLRSRKAPIVDEKNPHRLLTVTQDISSLKEKELLLNKKDKLGAVGQLAAGIAHEVRNPLTAIKGFTQLWGQETHHKYSEIILSELERIESIMQEFLMLAKPHQETKFAIQNINKIVQETAEFMKPEALLHNVELKTELRKHLPAVKLEEKQIKQVLLNLIKNAIDAMPEGGNLLVRTRCANDEFVCLEVIDEGVGISQDRIPRLGEPFYSNKEKGTGLGLMVSFKIIEHHQGKIFFESEEKKGTKVEIRLPAYK; encoded by the coding sequence ATGTTTGTGGAAAATAAAACAATGTTAACAATTAAAACGGACAGTTTATTGGATTGGCTTTTGACTCACAGCAATGATCTGGTCTTTGCGATGAACAAGGAAGGGTTAATACTGATGGCAAATCCTGTTTTTACAATGGTTACTGGCTACGATCCAAAAGAGCAGAAGTTGTTTATTCGGGACATTTGTGATGAGCAGGACACAGAGCAGGTTCGGGCAGTGCTGAATACGGCGCCTTTCAATCAGACTAGCGCTGTCATTACCTCCGAGATTAAGCATAAAAACGGTTACAAATTATTATACAAATGGAGCATTACTTACGATTCTGAAAACGGGATCTTTTTTTTAATTGGAGATGAAATATCCTTCTGCAACAGCTGGTTTGATGCTTTTATGTCTACAACGAGCGATCCCGTCTATATCTTTAACCGGGAAGGAAAAATCATTCTAGCAAATGAGGCCTTTGAGAAAAGCTACGGCTGGGCACTAAAGGAATTAAAGGGGAAGATTCTCCCCATTATCCCATTCCACTTAAAGGATGAATTTAGGTTTTTAAAAGAAAAGCTGGTGTCAGGCGAAAAAATTCGCAACTACAAAACGATACACCAAAGAAAAGACGGCTCTTTAATTCATGCAAAAATTTCGGCCACGCCGGTATATGAAACCAACGGGCAGTTCGTAGCCGCTATCGGCGTTACTAGAAATATTACGGGAAGAATTGAAGCGGCTCTTCTTCTCGATCGGACAGCAGAGGAGTTAAAGGAAAATGAAAAGAAGTTTATGGAGCTGTCTGAAAATATTAACGACATTTTATGCATTTTTGATTTTTCCATTCATCAAGCCGTGTATATTAGCGCATCTTACGAAAAAATACTCGGGCATTCGAAGGAATCATTTTATAAGAATTATAGAATTTTTCTAAAGTGCATTCATCCGGATGATAAAAAGAAATTTATACAATTTGCTCTAAAGCAAAGCTTGGATTCGGAGATCGAATACCGGGTGTATCACAAGGACGGCTCTGTAAAGTGGCTGCGGTCCAGAAAGGCGCCGATCGTTGATGAAAAGAATCCGCACCGATTGCTGACGGTCACTCAGGATATATCCAGCCTAAAGGAAAAAGAGCTGCTGCTGAACAAAAAGGATAAACTTGGAGCTGTAGGGCAATTAGCCGCGGGAATTGCTCATGAGGTGAGGAACCCATTAACTGCCATTAAAGGATTTACGCAGCTGTGGGGGCAGGAGACTCACCATAAATATAGTGAGATCATTCTTTCGGAACTGGAGCGGATCGAATCAATTATGCAAGAGTTTTTAATGCTGGCAAAGCCTCATCAAGAGACCAAATTTGCAATCCAAAACATCAATAAAATTGTCCAAGAGACTGCTGAGTTTATGAAACCCGAAGCGCTGCTGCACAATGTGGAGCTGAAAACGGAACTAAGAAAGCATCTCCCAGCAGTGAAGTTGGAAGAAAAACAAATAAAGCAAGTGCTGTTAAATTTAATTAAGAATGCGATTGACGCTATGCCCGAAGGCGGTAATTTGCTGGTTCGTACGAGGTGCGCAAACGATGAATTTGTATGCTTGGAGGTCATTGATGAAGGAGTGGGAATTTCCCAAGACCGGATTCCGAGGCTGGGTGAGCCGTTTTATTCCAATAAAGAAAAGGGAACGGGTCTGGGCTTGATGGTCAGCTTTAAAATCATTGAACATCATCAAGGCAAAATCTTTTTCGAAAGCGAAGAAAAGAAAGGGACCAAAGTGGAAATTCGTTTGCCGGCCTATAAGTGA
- a CDS encoding L,D-transpeptidase family protein: MMEEKQVMNIFHTIKAGETLFAISQNYRVPLTALIAANPHIDPTILHIGEKVRIPHLPSPGTLPYKLKVSLSKRTLTLITSKGKTVKVYPVGVGKMLSKTPVGDFVIINKAPNPGGPYGAMWMGLSKKSYGIHGTNNPASIGKYVSKGCIRMYNKDVLELSRIVPIGTRVMIRP, translated from the coding sequence ATGATGGAAGAAAAGCAGGTGATGAACATCTTTCATACAATCAAAGCGGGAGAAACACTCTTTGCTATTTCACAAAATTATCGTGTGCCGCTGACAGCTCTAATAGCCGCCAATCCCCATATTGATCCTACTATTCTCCATATTGGAGAAAAAGTAAGAATCCCTCATCTGCCCTCGCCTGGGACTTTGCCATATAAACTGAAAGTGTCCCTGTCGAAAAGAACCCTTACACTCATAACGAGTAAAGGAAAAACGGTTAAGGTTTACCCTGTTGGCGTAGGAAAAATGCTGAGCAAGACGCCCGTTGGCGATTTCGTCATTATTAATAAAGCTCCCAATCCGGGCGGGCCTTACGGAGCGATGTGGATGGGATTATCTAAGAAGTCGTATGGAATCCATGGAACAAACAACCCTGCCTCCATAGGAAAATACGTTTCCAAAGGCTGTATCCGTATGTATAATAAAGATGTATTAGAGTTATCCCGAATAGTTCCAATTGGAACACGCGTCATGATTCGCCCTTAA
- a CDS encoding LysR family transcriptional regulator, with the protein MDFRKLYYFVVTAQEKNISKAAKILHISQPSLSHSIKKLEEELKFLLFQRTSKGIELTESGERFYIRAREILQHVHNIQMEIEEIQQMGEGKLSIGLIESVRNWLPAVIAAYTKEHPRLKVELIEMLTIEGIEQALNRLDVHFVITNQRIKSDIICSKELYTEPLVLVMNRHHRLAGYEQICVDDLVSESFIVSNHGLQTQENMFQLFKKHNLTPIIQYEIERFEMACRLIEQNVGIALLPINSVKSYHSTELVYKPIQNESLYRTIYLMTVKNRYLPPVVEEFIQLLLSKENDELAGSDCLAGTLV; encoded by the coding sequence ATGGACTTTCGAAAATTATATTATTTTGTCGTCACAGCACAAGAAAAAAACATATCAAAAGCGGCAAAGATTCTGCATATTTCACAGCCCTCTTTGAGTCACTCTATTAAGAAGCTGGAAGAAGAACTGAAATTTTTATTATTTCAGCGAACGTCAAAAGGCATTGAATTAACGGAATCGGGAGAGCGCTTTTACATTCGCGCGCGAGAAATTCTGCAGCATGTTCATAACATCCAAATGGAGATTGAAGAAATTCAGCAAATGGGGGAAGGAAAATTATCAATTGGACTGATCGAATCGGTCCGCAATTGGCTTCCAGCCGTCATCGCTGCTTATACGAAAGAGCATCCGCGGTTAAAGGTTGAATTAATTGAAATGCTGACAATAGAAGGAATCGAACAAGCGTTAAATCGTCTCGATGTTCATTTCGTGATTACCAATCAACGAATTAAATCGGATATCATTTGCTCCAAAGAGCTGTATACGGAACCGCTGGTGCTTGTAATGAACCGTCACCATCGATTAGCCGGTTATGAGCAAATTTGCGTGGACGATTTAGTATCCGAGTCTTTCATCGTCAGCAATCACGGTCTGCAAACCCAGGAGAATATGTTTCAGCTGTTTAAAAAACATAATTTAACGCCAATTATTCAATATGAAATCGAGCGCTTTGAGATGGCTTGCCGTTTAATCGAGCAAAATGTTGGAATCGCCTTGCTTCCTATCAATTCAGTGAAAAGCTACCATAGCACAGAGCTGGTTTATAAACCGATACAAAATGAATCTCTTTATCGGACAATCTATTTAATGACCGTAAAAAACCGTTACCTTCCACCAGTGGTTGAGGAATTCATTCAGCTCCTTTTAAGCAAAGAAAACGACGAGCTTGCTGGTAGCGACTGCTTGGCTGGCACCCTAGTCTGA
- the thiC gene encoding phosphomethylpyrimidine synthase ThiC: protein MVKWQEQEKDKSVMEHFPASKKVYVQGERFDIRVPFREISLSPTVTARGEEENPPVRVYDTSGPYTDPQANINIKAGLPPLRKQWIMNRGDSEEYSGRTTKPEDNGYKKKDLGQELAFPGLKRKPLTAKPGRNVTQMHYARKGIITAEMEFIALRENVDPEFVRKEVAEGRAIIPANINHPECEPMIIGRNFLVKINANIGNSAVTSSIDEEVEKMTWAIRWGADTMMDLSTGKNIHHTREWIIRNCPVPVGTVPIYQALEKVNGVAEDLNWEVFRDTLIEQAEQGVDYFTIHAGVRLPYIPLTAKRTTGIVSRGGSIMAQWCLAHHQENFLYTHFEEICEIMKAYDVSFSLGDGLRPGSIADANDEAQFAELETLGELTKIAWKHDVQVMIEGPGHVPMHKIKENMDKQLDICMEAPFYTLGPLTTDIAPGYDHITSAIGAAMIASYGTAMLCYVTPKEHLGLPNKEDVREGVVTYKIAAHAADLAKGHPGADLRDHALSKARFEFRWRDQFNLSLDPERALSFHDETLPAEGAKTAHFCSMCGPKFCSMKISHNIREMEVEQGLKEKAAEFRHAGAELYQ from the coding sequence ATGGTAAAATGGCAAGAGCAAGAAAAAGACAAGTCTGTAATGGAACATTTTCCTGCTAGTAAAAAAGTATATGTGCAAGGGGAACGATTCGATATTCGTGTTCCTTTCAGAGAAATAAGCTTATCTCCCACAGTAACCGCACGGGGTGAAGAGGAAAATCCGCCCGTGCGCGTGTACGATACGAGCGGCCCCTACACAGATCCGCAAGCAAATATAAATATTAAAGCCGGATTGCCTCCTTTGCGCAAGCAATGGATAATGAACCGCGGAGACAGCGAAGAATACAGCGGCCGGACAACTAAGCCAGAAGATAATGGCTACAAGAAGAAAGACTTGGGCCAAGAGCTGGCTTTTCCCGGATTAAAGCGCAAACCGCTGACAGCGAAGCCCGGCCGAAACGTCACACAAATGCATTATGCCCGCAAAGGGATCATTACAGCCGAGATGGAATTTATCGCGCTTAGAGAAAATGTCGACCCAGAATTTGTCCGCAAAGAAGTAGCGGAAGGGAGAGCGATTATTCCGGCTAATATTAACCACCCGGAGTGTGAGCCGATGATTATCGGCCGTAATTTCCTAGTGAAAATCAACGCCAATATCGGCAATTCCGCAGTCACCTCTTCCATTGATGAAGAGGTGGAAAAGATGACATGGGCCATCCGCTGGGGCGCCGATACGATGATGGATCTCTCAACTGGAAAAAACATTCACCATACAAGAGAATGGATTATCCGCAACTGTCCCGTTCCCGTCGGCACCGTTCCAATTTATCAAGCACTTGAAAAAGTAAACGGTGTAGCAGAAGATTTAAACTGGGAAGTATTCCGGGATACGCTCATTGAACAAGCAGAGCAAGGAGTGGATTATTTCACCATTCACGCCGGCGTGCGCTTGCCTTACATCCCATTGACAGCGAAGAGAACAACAGGCATCGTCTCTCGCGGCGGCTCGATCATGGCTCAGTGGTGCCTTGCTCATCACCAAGAAAACTTCTTGTATACCCATTTTGAAGAGATTTGTGAAATCATGAAAGCTTACGATGTCTCTTTCTCATTAGGTGACGGACTGCGTCCCGGATCCATTGCGGACGCTAATGATGAAGCTCAGTTTGCTGAATTAGAAACTTTGGGCGAATTAACGAAGATTGCGTGGAAGCATGATGTTCAAGTAATGATTGAAGGGCCCGGACATGTGCCGATGCACAAAATTAAAGAAAATATGGACAAGCAATTAGATATTTGCATGGAAGCTCCCTTTTATACATTAGGTCCTTTGACAACGGATATCGCTCCGGGGTATGATCACATCACTTCGGCAATCGGGGCAGCTATGATTGCGTCATATGGAACGGCCATGCTGTGCTATGTGACGCCGAAGGAACATCTCGGCCTTCCGAATAAAGAGGACGTCCGCGAAGGGGTTGTTACTTACAAAATCGCTGCTCATGCAGCGGATCTTGCCAAAGGGCATCCCGGCGCAGACCTCCGCGATCATGCACTATCTAAGGCCCGCTTTGAATTTCGCTGGCGCGACCAGTTCAATCTGTCGCTTGACCCTGAACGAGCGCTGTCCTTTCACGATGAAACCCTTCCCGCTGAAGGAGCCAAAACCGCTCACTTCTGTTCCATGTGCGGCCCGAAATTCTGCAGCATGAAGATTTCCCATAACATTAGGGAGATGGAGGTTGAACAAGGATTGAAAGAAAAAGCCGCTGAGTTTCGACATGCTGGAGCTGAGCTTTATCAATGA
- a CDS encoding NAD(P)/FAD-dependent oxidoreductase, with protein sequence MERKKVDVVIVGGGPAGLNAALVLGRARRQVAIIDKGTPRNRITLQSHGFLTRDGVSPLEFRQAAFQQLSHYPNIHILKDEATDVYHEHKLFRTVIARGDELISRKLIFATGMVDHLPSIPGIDEVYGKTVFHCPYCDGWERRGEPLAVIGNGDGFMSYIKEIYNWSRDLIIFTDGPSKLSQKEKQDIKAHHLPLIEEPVAKLHSSDGQLKAVELQNGTCIPRKGGFLLSTEERQASMIPNKLGVPLTKAGTYETLEHGQTAVEGLAVIGDAKNKFTGLIGAASQGYEVAVAINQEFIEENWQR encoded by the coding sequence GTGGAAAGAAAGAAAGTCGATGTGGTCATAGTAGGTGGCGGCCCAGCTGGGTTAAACGCTGCTCTTGTGCTCGGGCGCGCTCGCCGCCAAGTGGCAATTATCGATAAAGGCACGCCAAGAAATCGAATCACTTTACAATCCCATGGTTTCTTGACGAGAGATGGAGTGAGCCCTTTAGAATTTCGTCAAGCAGCCTTTCAACAGTTAAGCCATTACCCCAATATACATATTTTAAAAGATGAAGCGACAGATGTTTATCATGAACATAAATTATTTCGGACCGTCATAGCGCGCGGAGACGAGCTGATTAGCAGAAAACTCATTTTCGCGACGGGCATGGTCGATCATCTTCCCTCCATTCCGGGAATTGATGAGGTTTACGGAAAAACGGTATTCCATTGTCCATATTGCGATGGCTGGGAGAGAAGGGGGGAGCCGCTGGCTGTTATCGGAAACGGGGATGGCTTCATGTCCTATATTAAGGAAATATACAATTGGTCTCGGGATTTAATAATTTTCACTGACGGCCCTTCGAAGCTCTCGCAGAAAGAGAAGCAGGATATTAAAGCGCATCATCTTCCATTAATTGAAGAGCCGGTTGCCAAGCTTCATTCATCTGACGGGCAATTAAAGGCTGTAGAGCTTCAAAACGGGACATGCATTCCGCGCAAAGGAGGATTTCTCCTGAGCACAGAGGAACGGCAAGCATCAATGATTCCGAACAAGCTAGGAGTTCCTTTAACGAAAGCGGGTACTTATGAAACGCTGGAGCATGGTCAGACAGCTGTTGAGGGATTGGCTGTTATCGGGGATGCGAAGAATAAATTTACCGGTTTAATCGGCGCTGCGAGCCAAGGATATGAAGTAGCCGTTGCTATAAATCAAGAATTTATTGAGGAGAACTGGCAACGGTAA
- the proB gene encoding glutamate 5-kinase, which translates to MKKCRVVVKIGSSSLTDEQGNIVESKIMDHVQAIATMKQRGHEVIVVSSGAIAAGFKSLGYRSRPKTTAAKQAAAAVGQSLLIQKYISLFAPFQLVAAQMLLTKEDFYSRGRFQNFYTAMLELLRADAVPIINENDCISIEELTYGDNDMLSALVSGFVQADALVILTDIDGLYDCNPKTNPDAKRFNFIPQVTEELLSFAGDSGTSIGTGGMKSKLIAANKALSLGVPVFVGTGSGPNKLMDVLEGKGSGTYIGSPFQTHMQMKKQWIAHHAKTAGNVIVDRGAQQALLKKGKSLLPAGVTAVEGLFYAMDVVNVMNEDREVIGKGQVFYSSVDLEKIKGTASSEAQKYSINERAEVIHRDNWVATNLIN; encoded by the coding sequence GTGAAAAAATGCCGAGTCGTCGTTAAAATTGGAAGCAGCTCCTTAACGGATGAACAAGGAAACATTGTGGAAAGTAAGATTATGGATCATGTGCAAGCCATCGCAACAATGAAGCAGCGGGGGCATGAGGTTATCGTTGTTTCCTCCGGAGCGATCGCAGCCGGGTTTAAATCACTTGGCTACCGTTCGCGTCCAAAAACAACAGCAGCTAAACAAGCGGCGGCTGCCGTCGGCCAGAGCCTTCTCATTCAAAAGTATATTTCATTATTCGCCCCGTTTCAGCTGGTAGCTGCTCAGATGCTTCTTACGAAAGAAGACTTTTACAGCCGCGGACGCTTTCAAAATTTTTATACAGCCATGCTGGAGCTTCTCCGGGCAGACGCTGTCCCGATCATTAACGAAAACGACTGCATCTCCATTGAGGAACTGACGTACGGGGACAACGATATGCTGTCTGCGCTTGTCAGCGGCTTTGTGCAAGCCGATGCTCTTGTGATCTTGACGGATATCGACGGCCTTTACGACTGCAATCCGAAAACAAACCCGGATGCGAAACGATTTAACTTCATTCCTCAAGTAACTGAGGAGCTGCTTTCCTTTGCTGGAGACAGCGGGACTTCCATTGGCACGGGAGGCATGAAATCCAAACTGATTGCGGCTAACAAAGCTTTATCGCTTGGTGTTCCTGTATTTGTCGGAACGGGCAGCGGCCCTAATAAATTGATGGATGTCCTTGAAGGTAAAGGCAGCGGGACTTATATCGGTTCGCCGTTCCAAACGCATATGCAAATGAAAAAACAGTGGATTGCTCATCACGCTAAAACCGCTGGAAATGTCATAGTCGACCGCGGGGCGCAGCAAGCGCTTCTAAAGAAAGGAAAAAGCCTTCTCCCTGCCGGCGTGACAGCTGTAGAAGGTTTATTTTACGCGATGGATGTGGTCAACGTGATGAATGAGGACAGAGAAGTGATCGGCAAAGGCCAAGTGTTTTACTCCTCTGTCGACCTGGAAAAAATCAAGGGAACAGCCAGCTCCGAAGCTCAAAAGTATTCCATCAATGAGCGCGCTGAAGTCATTCATCGGGATAATTGGGTTGCTACGAATTTAATCAATTAA